A genomic region of Metopolophium dirhodum isolate CAU chromosome 1, ASM1992520v1, whole genome shotgun sequence contains the following coding sequences:
- the LOC132947426 gene encoding uncharacterized protein LOC132947426 — translation MREVWAGENAPGRDPQLLPRRVRMHFVADGNVDRSLYREYLVLEDDIVNICGNSVDQNDVLFTRVFFIFKDSYTVTVNGKRVSTANTASAANVKRVRLNLVKAPGFVEILSSANRKIVWYYAKNIGNTTIYSDFIRPLMPELVILLKTSVQKHTIKFNLKLEATYNRPNVPNSSENRAFKTVATEIYPDSDIRTIVERAYMKLVQEKDDYIGRGSGFTLESIDGLLLAVYKYTPMGGSSYIQLPEYIDRKRGTINPQNTDQECFKWAILARLVAENLSDRYKYCVGENYKKHEKNYNFNGISFPTPLSDITKFEKNNNNVSINVYGLDKKFQAPRKYPTYEVYPLRVVDEEKKDHFDLLLVTDGENNSHYVYISNFSRLIRAQKTRHNGGVVFCKRCFTSFDDRRHKYKLSGQEALDQHKLICGAHKPILPEMPKEGDCVEFRAWKNTVRHPFVIYADFEAILTKAEEKKGGNTTIIQNHEPMSYTFFVKASDDVPAELLVQHEIPAGPVKHRGSENRTDVARHFVETIVDVARKIEGLMKTNIPITMTEDEEKTHKECNACNLCKCILAGGGKVRDHDHLTGKFRQTLCSRCNLELQQPKFVPVFFHNLSNYDSHFIITELGYDTQAINVIPNSEEKFISFSKYISSTFTVRFIDTFRFMASSLSSPAENLVTPEHENFRETAKHFVAGDMPLVTRKGVYPYEYTDSWERLEETRLPRKREFYSTLTETGIKEEDFEHAKPVSQNRCIAVG, via the exons ATGCGAGAAGTGTGGGCTGGAGAAAACGCTCCCGGCAGAGATCCTCAGTTGCTTCCAAGGAGAGTGAGAATGCATTTTGTCGCCGACGGAAATGTGGACAGGA gtTTATACAGGGAATATTTAGTGCTCGAAGATgatattgtcaatatttgtGGAAATTCAGTAGACCAAAACGATGTACTATTTACAAGG gttttttttatttttaaagattcttACACCGTTACCGTCAACGGTAAACGCGTTTCTACGGCCAATACCGCCTCGGCTGCTAACGTTAAAAGGGTTAGGTTGAATCTCGTTAAGGCTCCAGGGTTTGTAGAAATTTTGTCGTCCGCAAATAGAAAAATAGTTTGGTACTATGCTAAAAATATCGGCAATACAACGATTTATTCCGACTTTATCCGACCCCTCATGCCTGAACTAGTCATTTTATTAAAGACCTCCGTACAAAAACATACTATTAAATTCAACCTGAAGCTCGAAGCTACGTACAACCGGCCCAACGTCCCCAATTCGTCGGAGAACCGGGCATTTAAAACAGTGGCGACAGAAATTTACCCTGACAGCGATATAAGAACTATTGTAGAGAGAGCGTATATGAAGTTGGTTCAGGAGAAAGATGATTACATCGGGAGGGGTAGTGGATTTACACTGGAGTCGATCGATGGGCTGTTGTTGGCCGTGTATAAATATACACCGATGGGCGGCTCGTCGTATATTCAACTACCCGAATATATAGATAGAAAACGGGGGACCATCAACCCACAAAACACGGATCAGGAGTGCTTCAAGTGGGCGATTTTGGCGAGGCTTGTAGCCGAAAATTTATCtgatagatataaatattgtgtcggagaaaattataaaaagcatgagaaaaattataattttaacggtATATCGTTCCCGACACCACTATCAGACATcaccaaatttgaaaaaaataataataacgtctcTATAAATGTATACGGCCTCGACAAAAAATTCCAGGCACCCCGTAAGTACCCAACGTACGAAGTGTATCCGTTACGTGTGGTCGACGAAGAAAAAAAGGATCATTTCGACCTGTTGTTGGTGACGGACGGCGAAAATAACTCGCACTATGTTTACATTTCGAATTTTTCACGGCTCATACGTGCGCAGAAAACGAGACACAATGGGGGAGTAGTGTTTTGCAAGAGGTGTTTCACATCATTCGATGACAGGCGGCATAAATACAAGTTGAGCGGACAGGAGGCCCTGGACCAACATAAATTGATTTGTGGGGCGCACAAGCCAATTTTACCGGAGATGCCGAAGGAGGGTGATTGTGTTGAATTCAGGGCGTGGAAAAACACGGTTAGGCACCCGTTTGTCATTTACGCGGATTTCGAGGCGATCTTGACGAAGGCGGAGGAGAAAAAAGGGGGGAACacaacaattattcaaaatcatgAGCCGatgagttatacattttttgtgaaGGCGAGCGATGACGTACCGGCGGAATTATTGGTTCAACACGAGATACCGGCGGGGCCGGTAAAACATAGAGGGAGCGAAAACAGGACAGACGTGGCGAGACATTTTGTGGAGACGATAGTTGATGTGGCCCGGAAAATTGAAGGTCTGATGAAGACGAATATACCTATAACCATGACTGAGGACGAAGAAAAAACACATAAAGAGTGTAATGCGTGTAActtatgcaaatgcatattagCCGGGGGCGGTAAGGTTAGGGATCATGATCATTTAACGGGTAAATTTAGGCAGACCTTGTGCTCTAGGTGTAATTTAGAGTTACAACAGCCTAAATTTGTCCCTGTCTTTTTTCATAATCTCTCAAACTACGACTCGCACTTCATAATCACTGAACTTGGGTATGATACACAGGCGATCAACGTTATACCGAACAGTGAGGAGAAATTTATATCTTTCTCgaaatatataagtagtacCTTCACTGTTCGGTTTATCGACACGTTCCGGTTCATGGCGTCGAGTCTGTCGTCCCCGGCCGAAAATTTAGTTACACCCGAACATGAGAACTTCCGTGAGACAGCCAAACATTTTGTCGCCGGAGATATGCCGCTCGTGACTCGTAAGGGGGTGTACCCGTACGAGTACACAGATAGTTGGGAGCGGCTGGAGGAGACGAGGTTACCGAGGAAGAGAGAATTTTATAGTACGTTGACAGAGACCGGGATTAAGGAGGAAGACTTTGAGCACGCGAA ACCTGTATCTCAAAATCGATGTATTGCTGTTGGCTGA
- the LOC132935283 gene encoding uncharacterized protein LOC132935283 has translation MRAYNLDAAHYFTAPGLSFDAMLKFTGQKLQLLDDYDMLLMFENGIRGGLVQASKRYAKANNAKTPGYDETKEKSWIVYQDCNNLYGWAMSQYMPYGGFNWIEPTLNGLDDLNDTSPIGRVYEVDVTYPQKLHDKHNDLPFLPQNSVPRGSKVRKLMATFEKKENYIIHYRNLQQAIKNGLIVEKVHRVIQFSQSDWLAKYIKLNTEMRKKAKNDFEKDFFKLMNNAVFGKTMQSKRKEMKMELVSCERRLQKLINKCTFKHCTNYNENLNAVALENTIIRFDKPIYIGFAVLDISKTMMYDYHYNVMKKHYGPRLTLMYTDTDSLVYHIQTDDFYKDLAANSSLLDRMDTGNLPSDHPCYVIERKKSPGYFSDEVDGDIITEFCGLRAKSYAFNVYAGPEERVGGEKIKAKGIRGHVVKNHMTLEDHRKCLFEEDGLELYTENVSIRSFNHQLMTIKTKKLTYNSYDDKRVVLEDKIHTLAHGHYSIEEDEPEDEWPELVAL, from the exons ATGAGGGCATACAACCTGGACGCCGCCCATTATTTCACCGCCCCTGGACTTAGTTTCGATGCGATGCTTAAGTTCACGGGGCAAAAGCTGCAGTTGCTGGACGATTACGACATGTTGTTGATGTTCGAGAAtg gtatacgtgGTGGATTGGTTCAAGCGAGCAAACGATATGCGAAGGCGAATAATGCAAAGACCCCGGGGTATGATGAGACAAAAGAGAAATCGTGGATAGTGTATCAGGact gtaacaaCTTGTACGGGTGGGCAATGTCCCAATACATGCCGTACGGTGGGTTCAACTGGATCGAACCTACATTAAACGGACTTGATGATTTGAACGACACATCACCCATAGGGCGAGTGTATGAGGTGGATGTAACATACCCACAAAAATTACATGATAAGCATAACGACCTGCCTTTCCTGCCGCAAAACAGCGTGCCTCGAGGGTCGAAGGTGAGGAAGTTGATGGCGACATTTGAGAAAAAGGAGAATTACATCATACATTATAGGAACCTACAGCAGGCCATTAAGAATGGTTTGATAgttgaaaaa gtacacagAGTTATTCAGTTTAGCCAGTCGGATTGGTTggctaaatatattaagttaaacaCAGAGATGAGGAAGAAGGCTAAGAACGATTTTGAGAAAGACTTTTTTAAGCTGATGAACAATGCTGTATTTG gtaAAACAATGCAATCGAAGAGGAAAGAGATGAAGATGGAGTTGGTGTCGTGTGAGAGGAGGTTGCAGAAACTGATTAACAAGTGTACATTCAAACACTGTACCAATTATAATGAAAACCTAAACGCTGTCGCTTTAgagaatacaattattagattcgataaacctatatatattg gatTTGCAGTACTAGACATATCAAAAACAATGATGTATGACTATCATTACAATGTAATGAAGAAACACTATGGCCCTAGATTAACTCTTATGTATACTGACacag ATTCACTAGTGTATCACATTCAAACGGATGACTTCTACAAAGACTTGGCGGCTAACAGTAGCTTGTTGGACCGGATGGATACTGGTAACCTACCCAGTGACCATCCGTGCTATGTGATAGAAAGAAAGAAGTCCCCAGGATACTTTTCTGATGAAGTGGATGGTGATATAATTACTGAATTCTGTGGATTGAGAGCCAAGTCATATGCTTTCAATGTGTATGCCGGACCGGAGGAAAGAGTTGGTGGTGAAAAAATCAAAGCGAAGGGGATAAGAGGTCATGTGGTTAAAAACCACATGACTCTTGAAGATCATAGGAAGTGTTTGTTTGAAGAAGATGGATTGGAATTATATACAGAGAATGTGTCGATAAGATCATTCAACCACCAACTGATGacgataaaaacaaagaaattaaCGTATAACAGCTATGATGACAAGAGGGTGGTGCTAGaggataaaatacatacattagcACATGGACATTATAGTATAGA ggaaGATGAACCCGAGGATGAATGGCCTGAACTCGTGGCACTATGA
- the LOC132947435 gene encoding myb-like protein X: MNLNNTTTNDSSIEPTTIANTTTTTTTTTTTIAVIPTVVNNNEFDKKQTLMNRIKKETEKLFEKDQRLHNHVKELVTLVKEFNRGHIPTNKISGNYVNIYAINDVMKSVSGQNIIPLEILIAGMYQYQTDDKLLNSVYGLNIDTRKWNNVKPDTLSDINFQSNNTTTSAEEITKHIITDFNDVKNKLDKFSAIASYANNTCSQLFGNKNNPPLPNTDLHSHQIQEISKKPSTIKIQTMDKAAVETLKNKIKQLEMEILGLKEKHSREQTEKNDLIRAITVDLDKNEKKYDNSELHMQERNRENLEKFAEELKVKKNEIQKLKDQLSDTRQSLDGCNKNRLEQKQMYSEKIQDLEKQIKELQNTNLQQTISELGDKIAKIYERPEFNQHIELIEKLINERDALQEKINNTNESMDLDQLDVNAVAHELSTFDSDMFNNISMSLPPVQHGSRRKNENKISLQKLIEDLMNQHQEYESYTKQIIIMLLNYIETDPNVSKVFEEPLKALYKARVALKKTHTRKFYLHNSDNSENDEDDADVDIESQQSEILQIENNTDRQQQGSSLQPQHIELSPTLSWPISVENDTNFNIADVAKTWKFNNDNDDQPMSDVSDLPSESSNVNDIAVETCKRKVGSDLCLDISENEQANHIPKMRSIVYNEKNNKKKSLITAEQEEKNKILKLWDNDYSNTDSDTNSSLSSISTNQSNLQRQSFKNIAMPAIIEETNFNDIPVKCFTNYDDFLNFVKLQTVAPPETEYPPVNNTWPFEYNNDALTYSDMFNNISMSLPPVQHGSRRKNENKISLQKLIEDLMNQHQEYESYTKQIIIMLLNYIETDPNVSKVFEEPLKALYKARVALKKTHTRVIGKLKFLQDDADVDIESQQSEILQIENNTDRQQQGSSLQPQHIELSPTLSWPISVENDTNFNIADVAKTWKFNNDSDDDDDIITVNNSNTENAQIAHRQHIESNLPLMPETTLLPISENRFENAISLFLNSDENIDDNINIQTESNNIIPSTIPLDTALLIPTEPSDLNLPILSDDDQPMSDVSDLPSESSNVNDIAVETCKRKVGSDLCLDISENEQANHIPKMRSIVYNEKNNKKKSLITAEQEEKNKILKLWDNDYSNTDSDTNSSLSSISTNQSNLQRQSFKNIAMPAIIEETNFNDIPVKCFTNYDDFLNFVKLQTVAPPETEYPPVNNTWPFEYNNDALTCNEKEQLCDLTMKDYINETSKEITSLNRLVSIFNVISHSWVYDDITALFIHTIAARIARHLKSHMLPEVFTQDLERMKVLKMQSTSFGNTKLGAKLIPTACEKAWKPLRFTMIITQGDEKGMAAKSKLLYLGYYSSMTTSLLTVAAMFYAIPNVNKIISCPAINE, encoded by the exons atgaatttaaacaaTACAACTACAAATGATTCATCAATCGAACCTACAACGATTGcaaatactactactactacaacaacaacaacaacaacaattgcTGTTATTCCAACGGTCGTAAACAATAACG aatttgacaaaaaacaaacattgaTGAACcgtataaaaaaagaaactgaaaaactttttgaaaaagACCAACGTTTACATAACCACGTTAAAGAACTTGTAACTCTTGTGAAAGAATTCAATCGGGGACAcataccaacaaataaaatatccggtaattatgtaaatatttacgcTATAAACGACGTAATGAAATCCGTTTctggacaaaatattatacctttagAAATTTTAATCGCAGGCATGTACCAATATCAAACtgacgataaattattaaatagtgtatACGGTTTAAATATCGATACTCGTAAATGGAATAACGTCAAACCTGATACATTGTCGgatataaattttcaatctaaCAACACGACAACTTCTGCCGAAGAAATAACGAAACATATAATAACGGATTTTAACGacgttaaaaataaacttgaCAAATTTTCGGCTATTGCCAGTTATGCTAATAATACTTGTTCGCAATTATTTGGTAACAAAAATAATCCACCTTTGCCCAATACTGATTTACATTCCCACCAAATACAAGAAATTT CAAAAAAACCGTCAACAATTAAAATCCAAACGATGGACAAGGCTGCGGtagaaactttaaaaaataaaataaaacaattagaaATGGAAATACTTGGCTTGAAAGAGAAACACAGTAGAGAGCAAACAGAAAAGAATGATTTAATAAGAGCAATAACTGTAGATTTAGacaagaatgaaaaaaaatatgacaattCTGAGCTGCATATGCAAGAACGTAACAGAGAGAATTTAGAAAAGTTCGCGGAAGAACTCAaggtgaaaaaaaatgaaatacaaaaattaaaagatcaATTATCCGATACACGACAGAGTTTAGATGGTTGTAACAAAAATCGTTTAgaacaaaaacaaatgtattcgGAAAAAATTCAAgatttagaaaaacaaataaaagagttacaaaatacaaat TTACAGCAAACCATAAGTGAATTAGGTGATAAAATTGCAAAAATTTATGAAAGACCAGAATTTAATCAACATATCGAGCTTATAgaaaaattgataaacgaaCGCGATGCTCttcaggaaaaaataaataacacaaacgAATCTATGGATTTGGACCAATTAGATGTAAACGCTGTGGCACATGAATTGTCAACATTCGATTCGGACATGTTTAATAACATTTCCATGTCTTTACCACCAGTACAGCACGGTAGCCGccgtaaaaatgaaaataaaatttctttacaaaaattaatagaagACTTAATGAATCAACACCAAGAATACGAATCTTataccaaacaaataataattatgctgtTAAACTATATTGAAACTGATCCGAACGTTTCAAAAGTTTTTGAAGAACCTTTAAAAGCGTTATATAAGGCACGAGTAGCTTTGAAAAAGACTCACACCCGG aaattttatttacacaattcTGACAATTCGGAAAATGACGAAGACGACGCCGACGTGGATATTGAAAGCCAACAGTCGgaaattttacaaattgaaaacaatacTGATAGACAACAACAAGGATCTAGTTTACAACCGCAACATATTGAACTATCACCAACTTTATCGTGGCCTATTTCAGTAGAAAATGATACAAATTTCAATATCGCAGACGTTGCAAAAACATGGAAATTTAATAACGAca ATGACGATCAACCAATGTCAGATGTATCAGATTTACCGTCCGAGTCATCAAACGTAAACGATATAGCTGTGGAAACTTGTAAACGTAAAGTAGGATCTGATCTTTGTTTAGATATTTCCGAAAACGAACAAGCCAATCATATACCAAAAATGAGATCCATAGtttataacgaaaaaaataataaaaaaaaatctttaataacGGCTgaacaagaagaaaaaaataaaatactaaaattatggGATAATGACTATTCAAACACGGATTCCGATACTAACAGTAGTTTATCTAGTATATCGACAAATCAAAGCAATTTACAACGgcaatcttttaaaaatatcgcAATGCCTGCGATAATCGAAGAAACTAATTTTAACGATATACCGGTTAAATGTTTCACCAACTATGATGATTTTCTAAATTTTGTTAAACTTCAAACGGTTGCTCCTCCCGAAACAGAATATCCCCCGGTAAACAATACATGGCCGTTCGAGTATAACAATGACGCTTTGACCT ATTCGGACATGTTTAATAACATTTCCATGTCTTTACCACCAGTACAGCACGGTAGCCGccgtaaaaatgaaaataaaatttctttacaaaaattaatagaagACTTAATGAATCAACACCAAGAATACGAATCTTataccaaacaaataataattatgctgtTAAACTATATTGAAACTGATCCGAACGTTTCAAAAGTTTTTGAAGAACCTTTAAAAGCGTTATATAAGGCACGAGTAGCTTTGAAAAAGACTCACACCCGGGTAATAGGAAAATTAAAGTTTCTACAGg ACGACGCCGACGTGGATATTGAAAGCCAACAGTCGgaaattttacaaattgaaaacaatacTGATAGACAACAACAAGGATCTAGTTTACAACCGCAACATATTGAACTATCACCAACTTTATCGTGGCCTATTTCAGTAGAAAATGATACAAATTTCAATATCGCAGACGTTGCAAAAACATGGAAATTTAATAACGAcagtgatgatgatgatgatataataactgttaataattcaaataccgAAAACGCACAAATCGCACACCGACAGCATATTGAATCTAATTTACCGTTAATGCCAGAAACAACATTGTTACCaatttctgaaaacagatttgaaaaCGCAATTTCCTTATTTTTAAACTCTGATGAAAATATCGACGATAACATAAACATACAAACGGAatctaataatatcataccgTCAACAAT TCCTTTGGATACGGCTCTTTTGATTCCAACCGAGCCGTCAGATTTAAATTTGCCAATATTGTCAGATGACGATCAACCAATGTCAGATGTATCAGATTTACCGTCCGAGTCATCAAACGTAAACGATATAGCTGTGGAAACTTGTAAACGTAAAGTAGGATCTGATCTTTGTTTAGATATTTCCGAAAACGAACAAGCCAATCATATACCAAAAATGAGATCCATAGtttataacgaaaaaaataataaaaaaaaatctttaataacGGCTgaacaagaagaaaaaaataaaatactaaaattatggGATAATGACTATTCAAACACGGATTCCGATACTAACAGTAGTTTATCTAGTATATCGACAAATCAAAGCAATTTACAACGgcaatcttttaaaaatatcgcAATGCCTGCGATAATCGAAGAAACTAATTTTAACGATATACCGGTTAAATGTTTCACCAACTATGATGATTTTCTAAATTTTGTTAAACTTCAAACGGTTGCTCCTCCCGAAACAGAATATCCCCCGGTAAACAATACATGGCCGTTCGAGTATAACAATGACGCTTTGACCTGTAATGAAAAAGAACAATTATGTGATTTAACAATGAAAGATTATATAAACGAAACTAGTAAGGAAATCACGTCACTAAATCGGCTGGTAtcgatttttaatgttatatctCATAGTTGGGTATATGATGACATTACAGCTTTGTTTATACACACCATTGCGGCTCGAATCGCAAGACATTTAAAGTCTCATATGTTACCTGAAGTATTTACTCAAGATCTGGAGAGAATg aaAGTTTTGAAAATGCAATCAACTTCGTTTGGAAACACTAAGCTGGGTGCTAAATTAATACCAACTGCTTGTGAAAAAGCATGGAAACCTTTAAGATTCACCATga taattacaCAAGGTGACGAAAAAGGTATGGCCgcaaaatctaaattattgtaCTTAGGCTATTATAGTAGTATGACAACAAGTTTGCTAACAGTGGCCGCAATGTTCTACGCCATaccaaatgtcaataaaattatatcatgccCGGccataaatgaataa